The nucleotide sequence acttggcacacagtaagcatcTATTAAACATTAGTAACATTATAATTAAAATCTGGAGAACCACCATGAAACGTTTGGTCCTTTAATAAATTCtatatacacattaaaaaaatattcctttGGATACCACATGTAAACCTACCTTTGTTGCAAtaataatctgttttctttttcttttaaagctttcTTTAGTTCTGCTGTCCTTGAGGGCCTatgtaggtattttctttttcctgtgcaTTCGTAAGTCCAATGTCCAAATTCCAAGCATTTCTGACATCTTACATGTTGCTTATTTGCTTCACTacagaacaaaaaatagaatacaaGCCTTAAAATTCTGTCTTGTGACTTTCAccctaaaaactataaaaaatataaaggataaAATTATGTTTACTCTTATGGTCCAATTcataaaaatcaacattttacCCTTTATGTTAAGTGAGATTTAATACAACAAAGTATAATAAGTgtaatgacatggtttggctgtgtccccatctaaatctcatcttgaattcccacatattgtgggagaaacctggtgggaggtaacttaATCAtaggggcaagtctttcctgtgctgttcttgtgatagtgaataaatctcacaagatctgatggttttaaaaataggagtttccggctgggtgtggtggctcacacctataatcccagcactttgggaggctaaggcaggcggattacgaggtcaggagattgagaccatcctggctaacatggtgaaaccccatctccactaaaaatacaaaaaaattagccaagcgtggtggtgggcgcctgtagtcccagctactcaggaggctgaggcaggagaatggtatgaacccgggaggcagagcttgcagtgagccaaggttgcaccactgcactccagcctgggcaacagagcgagactccgtctcacacacacacacaaaaacaaaaaaccacaggagtttccctgcacagtctctctctcttttcttgctgccgtccatgtaagacgtgacttgttcctccttgccttctgccatgattgtgaggcctccccagacatgctgaactgtgattccaataaacttttttgttttgtaaattgcccagtcttgggtatgtctttatcagcagtgtgaaaatggattaatacatataataaatggTTAAAAGCATAGACCTTGAAGTTAAGATACAGTTGAATTCAAATCTTGGCTCCTCAATTCTGTTCCAGTTATGTGAGACTAGGGCATTCAGACTACTTTCCAGCTCAGAACTAGAAAAGACCgtcaaaacatttttaacaagcttCTTTAAGAAtcgaaaaattggccaggtgtggtggctcacacctgtaatcccagcactttgggaggctaaggcaggcagatcacgaggtcaggagatcgagaccatcctggctaacacggtgaaaccctgtctctactaaaaatataaaaaattagctgggcgtggtggtgggtgcctgtagtcccagctactggggagactgaggcaggagaatggtgtgaacctgggaggcaaagcttgcagtgagccgagattgcgccactgcactccagtctgggtgacagagtgagactctgtctcaaaaaaaaaaaaaaaaaaaaaaagaatcagaaaatcaggctgggagcagtggctcacgcctgtaatcccagcactttgggaggctgaggcaggtggatcaggaggtcaggagtttgagaccagcctggccaacatggtgaaaccctgtctctactaaaaatacaaaaattagctgggcgtggtggtgggcacctgtaatcccagctacatgggaggctgaggcaggagaatcatttgaacctgggaggcggaggttgcagtgagccgagattgcgccattgcactccagcctgggcaacagggtgagactccatctcaaaaaaaaaaaaaaaaaaaaaaaaaaaatcagagaatcaACAAGGGGGTCAAGCCGACCAGCTGAaatggctcaggtctgtaatcccagcattttgggaggccacggtggaaagattgcttgaggccaggaatttgagaccagccaggcaggacaacacagcaagactcaatctctacaataaattttgaaaaattagccagggccaggcctggtggttcacgcttgtaatcccagcactttgggaggccaagggaggcagataacttgagctcagaagtttgagactagcctgggcaacatggtgaaaccctgtctctaaaaaaaactacaaaaattagccgggtgtggtggcaaacagctgtagtcccagctacttgggaagctgagataggaggtgcaattgagcccaggagtttgaggctacagtaagctatgattgcaccactgcacttcaacttgggtgacagagggagattctctcttttttttttttttaaagatgaagtctcactctgttgcccaggccaagagtgcagtggcacgatcttggctcaccacaagcctcccaggttcaagcaattctcctgcctcagcctcctgagtagttgagactacaggcacgcactatcacgcccggctaatttttgtattttttgtagaggtggggttttgccatgttggccaggctggtctcaaactcctggcctcaagtgatccacctacttcggcctcccaaagtgctgggattacgggcatgagccactgcaccctgcctgattctgtctcttaaaaaaaaaacaaaaaagatggccaggtgcggtggctcattcccataatcccagcgctttgtggggctgaggtgggcggattgcttgaggtcagaaattcgagaccagcgcggccaacatggtgaaacccatctctactaaaacaaaaattgccaggcttggtggcacacacctgtaatctcagctactcaggaagctgaggcaggagaatcgtttgaacttaaggaggcagaggttgcggtgagccgagatcatgccactgcactctggcctgggcgacagagtaagactctgtctcaaaaaaaaaaaaaaaaaaaaaaaaaagaataatcaaaaCAAGATATGGAAGAAGATAGAAATCTAGAATTAAGTCAACTTTTGTACTGGGTGTGTCTGTCCATTGCAAGAGGGTAAGCATCACATATTACAAGCTAGGGAGATAAACTCTGTGTCAGAGTTAAGACGAAGGGCTATACCCTACAAATAAACCCAAGTTCTTAGAAACTTCAGCCAACTTCTAGTTACCTAGAAGACTGAGAAAAATCCAGTCCCTGAAATTGGACTGAGATACagccaaggaagaaaaagaagtaaaagaattgaaaaggaagaaataaacctgTCATTTCTTTTCGATAAAGTGTTAGGTACACTGTAAATCCTAATGAATctacagataaaatattttgaaataattagaattaagtgagtttagcaaggttttAAATTTGGGTcagcaatgtttttttttttttttggagatgaagtcttgctctgtcgcccaggctagagtgtagtggcacgatcttggcttactgcagcctctgccccccaggttcaaccaattttcctgcctcagcttcgggagtagctgggactacaggcacacaccaccacgcacggctaatttttttaattttagtagagacggggtttcaccgtattatcctggctggtctcgaactcctaggctcaggcaatcca is from Pan troglodytes isolate AG18354 chromosome 4, NHGRI_mPanTro3-v2.0_pri, whole genome shotgun sequence and encodes:
- the ZCCHC10 gene encoding zinc finger CCHC domain-containing protein 10 isoform X5, encoding MATPMHRLIARRQAEANKQHVRCQKCLEFGHWTYECTGKRKYLHRPSRTAELKKALKEKENRLLLQQRSFFPPRVYQHWRNQCRKKGQEKKV